Proteins encoded together in one Anaerotignum propionicum DSM 1682 window:
- the obgE gene encoding GTPase ObgE gives MFVDRVKIHIKGGNGGNGMVSFYRAKYITHGGPDGGDGGKGGSVIFVGDEGMNTLVDFRYKRVFKAQNGGDGEKRNCFGKDGQDIIVRVPVGTVIREAESGKVMADISKAGEEKTLIFGGKGGKGNQHFATPTRQAPRYAERGRIAKEYDVILELKLIADVGLIGFPNVGKSTLLSMVTNANPKIANYHFTTLSPNLGVVQGRFGDSFVLADIPGLVEGASEGVGLGHEFLRHVERTKVFIHVVDAAGVEGDDPVENIRKINHELEEYNPELLKRPQVIAANKTDIPEAAENVVRLKETYEKEGYKVYPISAATNKGLDELLSAVAMILKDYPEDIIFAEDYEEYDEVAVDVDPFTIEEVEDGYFVVTGVGVEKMIGYTNIDTEKGFAFFQKYLKEKGIIEALEEKGIEQGETVRIYDLEFEFWK, from the coding sequence ATGTTTGTAGATAGAGTCAAAATTCATATTAAGGGTGGAAACGGCGGCAATGGTATGGTTTCTTTTTATAGAGCCAAATACATTACACATGGTGGTCCCGATGGTGGTGATGGCGGTAAAGGCGGCAGTGTCATTTTTGTGGGCGACGAAGGTATGAATACCCTGGTTGATTTTCGTTATAAAAGGGTTTTTAAAGCCCAAAATGGCGGCGATGGTGAAAAACGAAACTGCTTCGGTAAAGATGGTCAGGATATTATTGTTCGGGTGCCCGTGGGTACTGTAATCCGTGAAGCTGAAAGTGGTAAGGTTATGGCGGATATCAGCAAAGCAGGGGAAGAAAAGACCCTGATTTTCGGCGGAAAGGGTGGAAAGGGTAATCAGCATTTTGCAACCCCCACCAGACAAGCACCAAGATATGCGGAGAGAGGTCGTATTGCAAAGGAATACGACGTTATTTTAGAATTAAAATTGATTGCGGATGTTGGACTGATTGGTTTCCCCAACGTAGGCAAATCTACACTGCTTTCTATGGTAACAAATGCAAACCCCAAAATTGCTAACTATCATTTTACAACCCTTTCTCCAAATTTGGGTGTCGTGCAGGGCAGATTTGGCGATAGCTTTGTTTTGGCAGATATTCCAGGTTTGGTTGAGGGTGCCAGCGAGGGTGTGGGCTTAGGCCATGAATTTTTGCGCCATGTGGAAAGAACCAAGGTCTTTATCCATGTTGTGGATGCGGCTGGAGTAGAAGGGGATGATCCCGTTGAAAATATTCGCAAAATCAATCACGAGTTGGAAGAATATAATCCGGAATTATTAAAGCGTCCCCAGGTGATTGCAGCGAATAAGACGGATATTCCGGAAGCGGCGGAAAATGTGGTGCGCTTGAAGGAAACTTATGAAAAAGAAGGTTACAAGGTGTACCCCATCTCTGCGGCAACGAACAAAGGATTGGATGAGCTTTTGTCAGCTGTTGCCATGATTTTAAAGGATTATCCCGAGGATATTATTTTTGCCGAGGATTATGAAGAATACGATGAGGTTGCTGTAGATGTTGATCCTTTTACCATCGAGGAGGTGGAGGATGGCTACTTTGTGGTAACAGGTGTTGGTGTAGAAAAGATGATTGGCTATACCAACATTGATACGGAAAAAGGTTTTGCTTTCTTCCAGAAATATTTAAAGGAAAAGGGCATCATCGAAGCCTTGGAGGAAAAGGGAATTGAACAAGGCGAGACTGTTCGTATTTATGATTTAGAGTTTGAATTCTGGAAATAA